DNA from Sulfurimonas xiamenensis:
TTCAACATTGTCTTTATCAGGTACAATGCAATCTACCGGGCAAACTGATACACATGCAGGTTCATCATAAACACCGACACACTCTATGCAGCGATCAGGATCGATAAAATAGATAGGATCTCCCTCTTCAATAGCTGAAGTAGGGCACTCTTCACGACATGCATCACAAGCAATACACTCATCATTTATTATTAAAGCCATTAAA
Protein-coding regions in this window:
- a CDS encoding YfhL family 4Fe-4S dicluster ferredoxin, producing the protein MALIINDECIACDACREECPTSAIEEGDPIYFIDPDRCIECVGVYDEPACVSVCPVDCIVPDKDNVESIAELQFKYKQLLNEE